The Pseudarthrobacter sulfonivorans genome includes a window with the following:
- a CDS encoding DUF4241 domain-containing protein — MTQDEVRGRIEAFVADFHSRWQRSGKSPGMFAFDPAVFQAWADELADLVATHCTPGVRTGQEGALSSSPAHHPSAEQITDVEVDEDTATVRSVIQTAGNTTFYYEYQLLRGDDGWRISHLSTFLDPPGTPLIDPARAEALLQSATPDATLPDLPAQLELDIPGLFTAGRVVAPFGEPAPLEVLHLGKLTCASGVLTVLDLGSVDAHFVPLARRIMPGTYAVEVATAAEMTVAVRLLLSEAPAVSWHPAEFTDGTHGVGVDAGNVAILDVGSLVKCQAQRVEAMFQEHVERLMETPGTMFGLAGEVADAVMVSSGYGDGTYPCYWGLTADGSLTSLVVDFRVLAENILRTSRVPFQPGPVSTPELAGHELQITADDGSFVVSSRGEDITGLRVLAPDGALLLDGDHLGTFITGGISSRTWSPDAPPPPGSVLEVTEYLGYRHI; from the coding sequence ATGACTCAGGACGAGGTTCGCGGCAGAATCGAGGCCTTCGTGGCCGATTTCCACTCGAGGTGGCAGCGGTCAGGCAAGTCGCCGGGCATGTTCGCTTTCGACCCTGCGGTGTTCCAAGCCTGGGCCGACGAGTTGGCGGACCTGGTCGCGACCCATTGCACCCCGGGAGTCCGCACCGGCCAGGAAGGTGCACTGTCTTCCAGTCCCGCGCACCACCCGTCCGCCGAGCAGATCACCGACGTCGAGGTCGACGAGGACACGGCGACGGTCCGCTCGGTCATCCAAACGGCGGGGAACACCACCTTCTACTACGAGTACCAGCTGCTGCGAGGCGATGACGGCTGGCGGATCTCCCATCTCTCGACCTTCCTCGACCCGCCCGGCACACCGTTGATCGATCCGGCCCGGGCCGAGGCACTCTTGCAGAGTGCAACACCCGATGCCACCCTGCCCGACCTACCAGCGCAGCTGGAGCTCGACATACCGGGATTGTTTACGGCGGGCCGGGTGGTCGCACCGTTCGGCGAACCGGCGCCGCTCGAGGTCCTTCACCTCGGCAAGCTCACTTGCGCCTCCGGGGTGCTCACGGTCTTGGACTTGGGTTCGGTTGACGCGCACTTCGTCCCCTTGGCGCGGCGGATCATGCCGGGGACGTATGCCGTCGAAGTCGCCACGGCGGCGGAAATGACGGTCGCAGTACGGCTGCTGCTCTCCGAGGCGCCGGCGGTCAGCTGGCACCCCGCCGAGTTCACCGACGGCACGCACGGGGTAGGGGTCGACGCCGGAAACGTCGCCATCCTCGACGTCGGATCGCTGGTCAAGTGTCAGGCCCAGCGCGTCGAGGCGATGTTTCAAGAGCACGTGGAACGGCTCATGGAAACACCGGGCACAATGTTCGGCCTCGCCGGCGAGGTGGCTGATGCGGTCATGGTCTCGAGCGGGTACGGTGACGGGACCTACCCGTGCTACTGGGGTTTGACCGCCGACGGCAGCCTCACCTCGCTCGTTGTCGATTTCCGGGTGCTCGCAGAGAACATCCTCCGCACCAGCCGCGTGCCGTTCCAACCCGGCCCCGTCAGCACCCCGGAACTCGCCGGTCACGAACTGCAGATCACCGCGGATGACGGGTCGTTCGTCGTCAGCAGCAGGGGTGAGGACATCACCGGCCTCCGGGTGCTGGCACCGGACGGCGCGCTCCTTCTGGACGGAGACCATCTGGGCACCTTTATCACCGGAGGCATCTCCAGCAGGACGTGGAGCCCGGACGCGCCTCCTCCGCCCGGCTCCGTCCTCGAGGTCACCGAGTACCTCGGGTACCGACACATCTGA
- a CDS encoding alkaline phosphatase D family protein: MDNISRRSLLSAGLGAGLVAAWPGAAVAVSTADDAGLRTDPFLLGIASGEPWPDGFVIWTRLALDPIAEDGLGGMPSRNVAVAWEVAEDAGMRTVVARGVEHARIETAHSVHVELKGLRPGREYFYRFRTGRHVSVVGRTLTSPAPHETPAALAMAFASCSQFEHGYFTAYSRLAQDHPDLVLHLGDYIYEYKKDSYVIGGGNPRDHQGPETSTLQGYRQRHAQYKSDADLQAAHAIAPWLVVWDDHEVDNNWADEVPENKDASQLNDTTERFRQRRTAAFQAYYENMPLRASSVPAGFDMKIYRTIQWGQLANFHMMDTRQYRDDQLAGDGWKKNVTERLAEVRTITGAEQEKWLLDGFKNSTQRWDILGQQVFFAEKDRNKAPDIDDVSMDGWDGYAASRRRITQGWVDANVRNAVVLTGDVHRNWANDLKVDYKDPASPVVGSELVCTSITSTGNGTGSTVDPVMAWNPHLKFYNDNRGYVNTKITKDALIADFRVLDHVTTPGSPVSTKASFAIQDGVPGLQAQG; the protein is encoded by the coding sequence ATGGACAACATTTCACGCAGATCCCTCCTTTCCGCCGGCCTCGGGGCCGGGCTCGTCGCCGCCTGGCCGGGTGCCGCCGTCGCCGTTTCAACAGCGGACGACGCCGGTCTCCGCACCGATCCGTTCCTGCTGGGTATCGCCTCCGGCGAGCCGTGGCCGGACGGCTTTGTGATCTGGACCCGGCTGGCACTGGACCCCATCGCCGAGGACGGCCTGGGCGGCATGCCCTCCCGCAACGTCGCGGTGGCGTGGGAAGTGGCTGAGGACGCCGGCATGCGCACCGTAGTAGCCCGCGGCGTCGAGCATGCCCGGATCGAAACCGCGCACTCGGTGCACGTCGAACTCAAGGGCCTCCGCCCGGGTCGCGAATACTTCTACCGGTTCCGCACCGGCCGGCACGTCAGCGTGGTGGGCCGCACCCTCACCAGCCCGGCGCCGCACGAGACGCCGGCGGCGCTGGCCATGGCGTTCGCCAGCTGCTCGCAGTTCGAGCACGGCTACTTCACCGCCTACTCGCGGCTGGCCCAGGACCACCCGGACCTGGTGCTGCACCTGGGCGACTACATCTACGAGTACAAGAAGGACAGCTACGTGATCGGCGGCGGCAACCCGCGCGACCACCAGGGCCCCGAGACTTCCACTCTGCAGGGCTACCGGCAGCGGCACGCGCAGTACAAGTCCGACGCCGACCTGCAGGCCGCGCACGCGATCGCGCCGTGGCTGGTTGTGTGGGATGACCACGAGGTGGACAACAACTGGGCGGACGAGGTCCCCGAGAACAAGGACGCCAGCCAGCTCAACGACACCACCGAGCGTTTCCGGCAGCGCCGGACCGCCGCGTTCCAGGCGTACTACGAGAACATGCCGCTGCGGGCCTCATCCGTGCCGGCCGGGTTCGACATGAAGATCTACCGCACCATCCAGTGGGGCCAGCTGGCCAACTTCCACATGATGGATACCCGGCAGTACCGCGACGACCAGCTCGCCGGCGACGGCTGGAAGAAGAACGTCACCGAACGCCTCGCAGAGGTCCGCACCATCACCGGCGCCGAACAGGAGAAATGGCTGTTGGACGGCTTCAAGAACTCCACCCAGCGCTGGGACATCCTGGGCCAGCAGGTATTCTTCGCCGAAAAGGACCGCAACAAGGCCCCGGATATCGACGACGTCTCCATGGACGGGTGGGACGGCTACGCCGCCTCCCGCCGACGCATCACCCAAGGCTGGGTGGACGCCAACGTCCGCAACGCCGTGGTCCTCACCGGCGACGTCCACCGCAACTGGGCCAACGACCTCAAGGTGGACTACAAGGACCCGGCCTCCCCCGTAGTCGGCTCGGAACTGGTGTGCACGTCCATCACGTCCACCGGCAACGGCACCGGCTCAACGGTGGATCCCGTAATGGCCTGGAACCCGCACCTGAAGTTCTACAACGACAACCGCGGCTACGTGAACACCAAGATCACCAAGGACGCCCTCATCGCCGACTTCCGGGTCCTGGACCACGTCACGACGCCGGGATCCCCCGTCAGCACGAAGGCTTCCTTCGCCATCCAGGACGGAGTCCCGGGACTGCAGGCACAGGGGTAG